CCCCCCACCCATGCTATCTCCtcaccactcctccctccccccctcctctcgCCTCCCCTGTTCCAGTTAGAAGCCCTGGCTAGTGCTGTTCCTGTCTTTGTGGGcgtgtgtgtttatttgttgtctttttctttaccCAAGTTTGGAAACTGGCCCAGCTAGAGAAAGTGAAGAAGGGAACAGCCAGGACTTGAGGCTTGGGGCTGCGGCTCCTGCCCTGGCCTGTTTCTTGCCACTGATACCTGGGCTATTGGAGCTGCAAAGAGAGGAAGCAGGAACCAGGACGCCTGCCCTGGTCTTCTGAGTTCGGGGAAACCCCCACTGGGGGTCTAGAGGGTCTGCGCCAGGGAGAcctgtctgcctgctgctggTGAGAGCCACAGTCCCTGCAGCCCTGCTCcggcccgcccctccctcccgtgGCTGCAAGCAGAAAAGCAGAATGTCTCACCCAGTGGACTTCGAACTTCCCCACGATGACGGCAGGACCGAAGGAACGGGCTGGGTTCATGGAACAGCCAGTGAAGTAGAtctggggagtggagggattgtGGGTTCAGGGTGTGAAGAGGCTTAAGGCAGGCCTGGGTGGGGATAGCCCCCTCCGTCTCGGCTCAGAGCCCCAGTTCCAGCCTTGGCCTCTGCCGCACCGTATCCTGGGCCTGGAGTGTGGGGCATAGCCTCGGCCCCAAGGTATGAGGGCCTCAGGGAGGGACATTTCCTGGCCTTtggggcccctgcagcccctccagggaggggccgtgtgtgtacatgcatggcGTCCTTTTGCCCCTTACCCCAATGAGGTGGCCCAATGCCACAGAAACCCCGATCATAGTGGCCGGGGAGCCGGACGTCAGACGGCTGTCGGTGGACGCCAAGACACAGAGCACCATCTGCAGAGTCAGAACCAGCTCCACTGCTACCGCCTGGCCTGTCGAGACGCTGCTCCGGATCTGAGTGAGAGGGCTATACTGGGGTCCCCCGCTTTCTGCCAGAGGGTGGTGACCCGGCCCCCCTGTCCCCGGCCTCATTTCTTCGCTGTGAGGGGGGAAACCTCACTGCTGCCGTCCCAGGACTTGAGGAGGGCTGTGCGGTAGGTTCTGGTCAGCCCCCTTTCTCCCCAAAGGTTGGTTGGAGCCAGTGATTTGGGGGGTGGCAAGGGCTCAGGACTGGTGGGAAAAGGGAGGCGCAGAGAAGTGGAAGTGCGTGTTTGCAGGCTGCCGGGGGGGAGACCCGGGTGGGAGTGGAAGGAAGAGATGTGGGGAAGTGGGTGGAACACAGCTGATGAGGGGAATCTGGTGGGGAGCTGGTGAAACAGGTCTTAGAGTTCCAGGGAGGCGGGAGGATGTGGGGGGCCttgaggaggaagatgaagagcaggcagggtccctgccaccacccctggccccaccctccctggccaCCCCAACCCTTAAAAGCCTGGTCCTCCTCCAGCCCTTGCCCCTTAGTGCGGCTGGTCCCATCCGTCCTGTGGACCACAGCCCCACGCCCGCTCGCCTGCACTAAAGCCGCACACAGTCTGGTTGCCCTGGTCCCGGGGCCGCACGGGGCAGGTGTGAAGCACGTGCCTGAGAggtccccctctgcccctctcctccaGCATGGTGGCCTGCCACAGTTACACCTGTTTAGAAGACacctcccctggctggcgtagctcagtggattgagtgcgggctgggaaccaaagtgtcccaggttcaattcccagccagggtacattcctgggttgcaggccataacccccagcaaccacacatggatgtttctctctctctctctctctctctctctctctctctctctctctctctctccctccctaaaaataaataaataaaatctttaaaaaaattaaaaaaaaaaagaagacacctccctcctggccctgccaGGCATCTCTCCCTGCACCTACCTCATTGACCCCAAGGGTCTCTCGGATGTCCCCTGGTGTGACCCTGTAAAGCAGAGCAGCCCCCACAATGGCCCCTGCCAGCTGGGCAGCCACATAGGCCACAGCACGGGGCAGAGAGATTTGGGAGCCCACAAGGTAAGCCAGCGTCACTGCAGGGTTGACGTGGGCCCCGCTGGACTTCCAGGTGACCTGCACAACCATGGCAGTGACCAGGTTGAAGGTGATGGCGATCTGCAGCACAGAGGGAAATGCCGGGGACCAGTGCATGGCAGAGCCCACACCGAAGAACACATACAGCCCAGTGGCCAGGAACTCCGAGAACAGCGCCTTGCTGATGGCCACCCAGAGCAGGTGCCCCAGCATCCTGGCCAAGCCGTGCCCTTCCGACTCCACTGGGTCTGGGTCCTGGTGTCTtggctgcttcctcctctgctcccagggcctctgcctgTCCCCGACTTCTGGGCTCTGGTGTCCGGCCTGCTCTGGCTGTTGCACTGTGGACGGGCTCCGCTGGCTCCCACCTGCAGCCCCTCCACTGCACTGCTGCCCAGGACCGTGCTGGGCAGACTGGCGGGGATCGGGCTGGCGGGGTTTTGTGTGTCTGGGCGAGTGGAAAATTTGGAGGTGGCACGAGGGGAGGTGCTTGCCTGCTCCACCTTGAGCTCACCTGACAGCTGGGGGAGAGGGCCGTCTCGGGGCGCTGAACTGGAACACCCCCGGGAGGTTTCCAAGCTGGACAGGCTTAACTGTGCTGTGGGCCCAGCCCGAGGGCCGCAGGTGCAGGAAGAGCCGGGGGCGTGAGGTTTGGGGTTCCCACGTCCTCGTTGGCGGCTTAGATGACGCAAGATCACTCAGGTACCCAAGTCCAAGGCCTGCTTCAGAGGGTCCTGTGCATTCTGGTGACACAAGGGGGGGAGATAGCTGGGTGTCCTGAACTCCTGGCCCCTCTGCCTGTAGGCTCTGACTCCTGATGGCCTCACACTGCCTGTGCCCCGTAAACCCAGATGTGCAATGAAGCTCCCTCCTCCATTCCCACCTGAAACGCACTCACGGAAGGCGATGTGAACAGTTACTAAGGAGGTGGGCCTGTGGGGGCGCAGAGCGGGCAGATGGAAGGAGGGTGTATTCTGCGGCTAACCAGGACACGCGGCAGTGGGGCCTCTGCCGTGCACCCGCTTCTGTCTCTGCTCCCCTCACCCTCTCCTTGgcctcagcccctctcccctgcactctctgctctcctcctcaGGGACCAGAACAATTCCTCATGCCTCTCACACAGGGTAGCTGAGCCCTTTTTGTAGTATTGCTGCCCTAGGCTCAGCCCTTTCCCCCCAGCAGCGTATCAAGGTATTTACACAAGCAAAGGAATTCTCCCCCTAAGAAGAATCCACTGAGCTGTTAAAGTAACACAGTCTTCACCTCTTAACCACATCTGGGTGCCGGCACCTCACCCCTGGCCCTATCTGCCTGCCTAGTGGAGGTCCCCTGGTTGTCCTCAGGCCCCTTAAGTGCAACCTTGTCTCCAAACGAgatcttcctctcccaccccccaccccccaaacacaCTCCTGTTTCCGCCTGCTCAGTTGGAGGCACCTGGGAAGCATCTTTGACCCttctccccgctcctgccccctccACTAAAGGCATCAAGTCCTGCTGATTTTCAGtcataaatatttcttgactGCGCTCTCTTCCTGccacccctgctgccctgcagcctttaaccattctctctctctgctcccttgcTCTGTTCCAATCAATTATCCACACTGCAGCCccagtgatctttctaaaatgcaaatctgatcctGCTGCTTCTCTGCTAAAATCCCTTCAaagcctctgtcccctctgtgAGCTCCGTGCGGCCTCCAAGGCCCTCTGGGGTCCTGCTCCTCCTACctcacctctccccactccttccttgCCTTGCTCTTTTACCCTGTGGCCTCACCAAACGGCCGTGGTTCTGGAACACTCCAAGCTGGTCTCTCCTTGGAGGATGCTCTCTTCTTCCCCTTGGAGAGAGCCCTTCCCACTTCCTTTGCTTGGGTAACTCCCTAACCCACCCCTAAGTCTCAGCTTCCATatc
The sequence above is a segment of the Phyllostomus discolor isolate MPI-MPIP mPhyDis1 chromosome 2, mPhyDis1.pri.v3, whole genome shotgun sequence genome. Coding sequences within it:
- the AQP6 gene encoding aquaporin-6, with protein sequence AQGGAGKHLPSCHLQIFHSPRHTKPRQPDPRQSAQHGPGQQCSGGAAGGSQRSPSTVQQPEQAGHQSPEVGDRQRPWEQRRKQPRHQDPDPVESEGHGLARMLGHLLWVAISKALFSEFLATGLYVFFGVGSAMHWSPAFPSVLQIAITFNLVTAMVVQVTWKSSGAHVNPAVTLAYLVGSQISLPRAVAYVAAQLAGAIVGAALLYRVTPGDIRETLGVNEIRSSVSTGQAVAVELVLTLQMVLCVLASTDSRLTSGSPATMIGVSVALGHLIGIYFTGCSMNPARSFGPAVIVGKFEVHWIFWVGPLTGAVLASLIYNFVLFPDTKTLAQRLAILTGTAEVENVVEVEPEPQQRESQFGGHPNGECVSENIELGPSPQASERSSVCEQHAGMTEFQVF